In Gossypium arboreum isolate Shixiya-1 chromosome 5, ASM2569848v2, whole genome shotgun sequence, a single genomic region encodes these proteins:
- the LOC108456781 gene encoding uncharacterized protein LOC108456781 has translation MATAAATTTVASDTTTTTSSDGPVLSLINKRIRALRKKYNRILQMEESVSQGKPLNKEQEEVLRSKPSVSALIDELEKLRHPLSSAVSEEISLALQRQTISAEETTSEAQQQQQPPNEPDHAVEDLLNLLYFGSLFDVKSQNDFTSMMLTRTHERGCCLTYDYVTDDATDLLSEKDLDSISTLSALLTSRSADSSLSHKNALHRCLHHAKLWLSNSDQPIDPNADVSYAGLRERLNKIMALDYFTTTPEMKAPVEVVAAAAAGTYTTFQVPVQSVPISVPLQVEDSVGQYQQKEEDAFNYQEPEILETSDNQFSVAEEHQKDDVEMENPVEDIAVQQGGKLSVDTDDNQRDVEPKEQQYVPRRPYHNQRGSRGTGGGRRGYSNGRGGRGSGRGGGAYQNGRSQYYDQPGNNYYSRSYYNNRGRGGRGGGHAYNNHGSAVQGGHASADVGVAS, from the exons ATGGCGACCGCTGCAGCAACAACAACAGTTGCCTCCGACACAACAACCACCACTTCCTCCGACGGTCCAGTCCTTAGCCTCATCAACAAACGCATCCGTGCCTTACGCAAGAAATACAACCGCATCCTCCAGATGGAAGAATCCGTCTCCCAGGGCAAACCCTTAAACAAAGAACAAGAAGAAGTCCTCCGTTCAAAACCCTCCGTCTCCGCCCTTATCGACGAACTCGAGAAGCTTCGCCACCCTCTCTCCTCCGCCGTCTCTGAAGAAATCTCACTCGCTTTACAGCGTCAAACCATTTCCGCGGAAGAAACTACCTCGGAAGCCCAACAACAGCAGCAGCCGCCCAATGAGCCCGATCATGCTGTTGAAGATCTCCTCAACCTGCTCTATTTCGGGTCGTTGTTCGATGTAAAGTCTCAGAATGATTTCACTTCGATGATGTTGACTCGGACGCACGAGAGGGGCTGTTGCCTGACTTACGATTATGTCACCGACGACGCTACCGATCTGCTTAGCGAGAAAGATTTGGATTCCATTTCGACGCTGAGTGCACTATTGACTTCACGCTCTGCTGATTCCAGTTTGTCTCACAAGAACGCTTTGCACCGTTGCCTCCACCATGCTAAGCTTTGGCTTTCCAACTCTGACCAGCCCATTGACCCCAATGCCGACGTCTCCT ATGCTGGGTTGAGAGAGAGGCTTAACAAGATTATGGCTTTGGATTACTTTACGACGACGCCGGAGATGAAGGCTCCAGTTGAAGTGGTTGCAGCTGCTGCTGCTGGGACTTATACCACTTTCCAGGTTCCAGTGCAGAGTGTGCCCATTTCTGTGCCTCTTCAGGTGGAAGATTCTGTCGGGCAGTATCAGCAAAAG GAAGAAGATGCATTTAATTATCAAGAACCTGAGATACTTGAGACAAGTGACAATCAATTTAGTGTCGCAGAAGAACATCAGAAG GATGATGTGGAGATGGAAAATCCTGTAGAGGATATTGCAGTTCAACAAGGTGGGAAATTATCTGTGGATACAGACGACAACCAGAGAGATGTAGAACCCAAGGAGCAACAGTATGTTCCTCGGAGACCCTATCACAACCAAAGAGGGAGTCGGGGTACTGGGGGTGGTCGTAGGGGTTACTCCAATGGCCGTGGAGGTCGAGGCAGTGGAAGGGGTGGCGGAGCCTACCAAAATGGTCGTAGCCAATATTATGATCAGCCGGGCAACAATTACTATTCTAGGAGCTATTATAATAACCGGGGAAGGGGTGGAAGAGGCGGTGGCCATGCTTACAACAATCATGGGTCGGCAGTTCAGGGTGGTCACGCCTCTGCTGATGTAGGTGTTGCCTCATAA